One Bosea sp. 685 DNA segment encodes these proteins:
- a CDS encoding Rrf2 family transcriptional regulator, translating into MKRDSRLSGVLHVLLHMAEQDGPVTSEVLAKAMGTNPVVVRRVMAGLREQGYVRSEKGHGGGWTLARDLAEITLRDIYDALGRPTLLAMGNRTEAPGCLVEQAVNASLNAAFREAEAILLSRLGDVTLATLSADFHARLSARSGSSRTEIDHAE; encoded by the coding sequence ATGAAACGAGATAGCCGTCTGTCGGGAGTGCTCCACGTGCTGTTGCACATGGCAGAGCAGGATGGCCCGGTGACGTCAGAGGTGCTGGCAAAAGCGATGGGCACCAATCCGGTCGTGGTCCGCAGGGTCATGGCCGGCTTGCGGGAGCAGGGCTATGTGCGCTCCGAGAAGGGGCATGGCGGCGGCTGGACGCTGGCGCGGGATCTGGCCGAGATCACGCTGCGCGATATCTATGATGCGCTTGGCCGCCCCACGCTGCTGGCGATGGGCAACCGCACGGAGGCGCCGGGCTGCCTTGTCGAGCAGGCCGTGAATGCATCCCTCAATGCGGCCTTTCGAGAGGCGGAGGCGATTCTGCTGTCCCGCCTCGGCGACGTCACGCTCGCTACGCTGAGCGCCGATTTCCACGCCCGTCTGAGCGCGCGCTCGGGCTCGTCCCGAACGGAGATTGATCATGCCGAGTAA
- a CDS encoding GntR family transcriptional regulator, protein MSFGRTPSAATAQEEAYLAILQAIRAGRYQPGERLIPETIAQELAMSRMPVREAFQRLANEGLVMIRPNRGCVVSGLTIDEIFEAFEMRSVLEGLAVRLAMPRVDAAVLAELDAFIQRMERSGEAGGGDWLSHHQAFHEYICELSGRPKLVRQISALHIAVEPYMRIWLHHVDRPRTATQTQHVVVEAMKTGDAAFAEQTMRDHVMRTAPRLAEFLRSGNLANGNLANGKPRRANQPASSALQLP, encoded by the coding sequence ATGAGCTTTGGACGGACACCTTCGGCCGCCACGGCGCAGGAGGAGGCCTATCTCGCGATTCTCCAGGCCATCCGCGCCGGGCGTTACCAGCCGGGCGAGCGGCTGATCCCGGAGACGATCGCGCAGGAACTGGCGATGAGCCGCATGCCGGTGCGCGAGGCGTTCCAGCGCCTCGCCAATGAAGGGCTCGTCATGATCCGGCCCAACCGCGGCTGCGTGGTCTCCGGCCTGACCATCGACGAGATCTTCGAGGCGTTCGAGATGCGCTCGGTGCTCGAGGGACTGGCGGTCCGCCTCGCCATGCCGCGCGTCGATGCCGCGGTTCTGGCCGAACTCGACGCCTTCATTCAGCGGATGGAGCGCAGCGGCGAGGCCGGCGGCGGCGATTGGCTGAGCCATCACCAGGCCTTCCACGAATATATCTGCGAGCTCAGCGGCCGGCCGAAGCTGGTCCGGCAAATCTCGGCGCTGCATATCGCCGTCGAGCCCTATATGCGGATCTGGCTCCACCATGTCGACCGGCCGCGCACCGCCACCCAGACCCAGCATGTCGTGGTCGAGGCGATGAAGACGGGCGATGCCGCCTTCGCGGAGCAGACCATGCGCGACCACGTCATGCGCACGGCGCCGCGCCTCGCCGAGTTCCTGCGCAGCGGCAATCTCGCGAACGGCAATCTCGCGAATGGCAAGCCGCGCCGCGCCAATCAGCCCGCTTCGAGCGCACTGCAACTGCCTTAG
- a CDS encoding ABC transporter substrate-binding protein, which produces MDRRQFLKTSAAAATFLPAAPHLALAQDAKTLRFVPYSDVAIIDPIWTTGYSTRTHALLVWDTLYGLDETLQPQPQMVEGHVVDDDGKRWTLTLRPGLVFHDGAKVLARDAVASIKRWGARDAFGQALMAVTDELSAPDDRTIVFRLRKPFPLLPAALARPSALVAAIMPERLAETDPFKQIPEAIGSGPFRYVKEERVSGARHVYARHQGYVPRPSGTPSFTAGPRTPYLDRIEFNVMPDAATAVSALQTGAVDWIEQPLIDLLPLLRKDPNIVVEVKDTSGMAGQLRLNHTQAPFNNPAIRRVILKALDQQACMDAVCGGDPKVERSSMGFFPSNSPMASDAVASALKGPKDFGKLKQELTDAGYKGERIVFLAAQDVPRISLVCDVAADALRQIGANIDFVAADWGTVLQRITNRTPIEQGGWSCYVTYWSGLDLGSPATSSPLRGNGPKAGPGWPESPQIEALRARWLEAATLAEQKAIAREIELQAMQDVPYVPAGQYFQPVAYRKNLTGMLNGVPVFTNLRKG; this is translated from the coding sequence ATGGACAGACGCCAGTTTCTGAAAACCTCCGCCGCCGCTGCAACCTTCCTGCCCGCGGCGCCGCATCTCGCGCTTGCGCAGGATGCCAAGACTCTGCGCTTCGTGCCCTATTCGGACGTTGCGATCATCGATCCGATCTGGACGACCGGCTATTCGACCCGCACCCATGCGCTCCTGGTCTGGGACACGCTTTACGGCCTCGACGAAACCCTGCAGCCGCAGCCGCAAATGGTCGAAGGCCATGTCGTCGATGATGACGGCAAGCGCTGGACCCTGACGCTGCGGCCGGGCCTGGTCTTCCATGACGGAGCCAAGGTGCTGGCGCGCGACGCCGTCGCCTCGATCAAGCGCTGGGGCGCGCGCGATGCCTTCGGCCAGGCGCTGATGGCGGTGACCGATGAGCTTTCGGCGCCCGACGACCGCACCATCGTCTTCCGGCTCAGGAAGCCGTTCCCGCTGCTGCCGGCCGCGCTGGCGCGCCCGAGCGCGCTCGTCGCGGCGATCATGCCCGAGCGCTTGGCCGAGACCGACCCGTTCAAGCAGATCCCGGAGGCGATCGGCTCCGGCCCGTTCCGCTATGTCAAGGAGGAGCGCGTCTCGGGCGCCCGCCATGTCTATGCCCGTCACCAGGGCTATGTGCCGCGTCCCAGCGGCACGCCGAGCTTCACGGCCGGGCCGCGCACGCCCTATCTCGACCGCATCGAGTTCAACGTCATGCCGGACGCAGCGACAGCGGTCTCGGCGCTCCAGACCGGCGCCGTCGACTGGATCGAACAGCCATTGATCGACCTGCTGCCGTTGCTGCGGAAGGACCCCAACATCGTCGTCGAGGTCAAGGATACCAGCGGCATGGCCGGCCAATTGCGCCTCAACCATACCCAGGCGCCGTTCAACAATCCGGCCATCCGACGCGTGATCCTCAAGGCCCTCGACCAGCAGGCCTGCATGGACGCGGTCTGCGGCGGCGATCCCAAGGTCGAGCGCAGCAGCATGGGTTTCTTTCCCAGCAACTCGCCGATGGCGTCGGACGCCGTGGCGTCGGCACTGAAAGGGCCGAAGGATTTCGGCAAGCTCAAGCAGGAGCTGACTGACGCGGGCTATAAGGGCGAGCGCATCGTCTTCCTCGCGGCCCAGGACGTGCCGCGCATCTCGCTGGTTTGCGATGTTGCGGCCGACGCCTTGCGTCAGATCGGTGCGAATATCGACTTCGTCGCGGCCGATTGGGGCACGGTGCTGCAGCGTATCACCAATCGCACCCCGATCGAGCAAGGTGGCTGGAGCTGCTACGTCACCTACTGGTCGGGGCTTGATCTCGGCTCACCGGCGACGAGCTCGCCCTTGCGTGGCAATGGTCCCAAAGCCGGCCCCGGCTGGCCCGAAAGCCCCCAGATCGAAGCGCTACGCGCCCGCTGGCTCGAGGCGGCAACTCTGGCAGAGCAGAAAGCGATCGCCCGCGAGATCGAACTGCAGGCGATGCAGGATGTGCCCTATGTCCCGGCTGGGCAGTATTTCCAACCCGTCGCCTATCGCAAGAACTTGACCGGCATGCTGAACGGCGTTCCCGTCTTCACCAATCTGCGCAAGGGCTGA
- the ggt gene encoding gamma-glutamyltransferase, producing MRDFELPGRSLAIGREAMAATSHPAATLVAVDILRAGGNAVDAAVGACAVQCVVEAGSTGIGGDCFALISKGGSTDIRGYNGSGRTPTAATLDWYRTAGITTIERHSPHAVTVPGAVDAWTRLVKDHGRMPLAEILQPAVKLARDGYAITPRVAYDLGNQRDLLRQDVNAAATFLVNGEAPAAGTVQHQPHLAATLEAIGRDGRDAFYRGEVAAEIVDYLKAAGGLHTLEDFATAEGEYVTPISTQFRGRTVYEIPPNGQGIVALMIMKILERFTPKPGPLAVENLHIEVEATRLAYAARDQFVADMALSPVPVDYLLSDALADELAARIDPARATAPLPALTGGAEHRDTVYISVVDKDRNAVSFINSIFHPYGSGLLTPKSGVLLHNRGQSFVLEQGHPNAVGPRKRPMHTIIPAMLAQDGRVCLSFGVMGGHYQAMGHAHFLSKLFDYGLDLQSAIDLPRLFPLPGTATVELEGRLLASCGAALESRGFKVQPAKTPIGGAQAIWIDWENGTLLGGSDPRKDGCALGI from the coding sequence ATGCGTGACTTCGAGCTTCCCGGACGTTCCCTTGCCATCGGCCGCGAGGCCATGGCCGCCACCTCGCATCCGGCGGCGACACTCGTCGCCGTCGACATCCTGCGCGCCGGCGGCAATGCGGTCGATGCGGCCGTGGGCGCCTGCGCCGTGCAATGCGTCGTCGAGGCGGGTTCGACCGGCATCGGCGGCGACTGCTTCGCCCTGATCTCGAAGGGCGGCAGCACCGATATCCGCGGCTATAACGGCTCGGGCCGCACGCCCACTGCGGCCACGCTCGACTGGTATCGCACCGCCGGAATCACCACGATCGAACGGCACTCGCCCCATGCCGTGACAGTGCCGGGCGCCGTCGACGCCTGGACGCGACTGGTCAAGGATCATGGCCGGATGCCGCTTGCCGAGATCCTGCAACCGGCGGTCAAGCTTGCCCGCGACGGATACGCGATCACGCCACGCGTCGCCTATGATCTCGGCAACCAGCGCGATCTGCTGCGGCAGGATGTCAATGCAGCCGCGACCTTCCTGGTCAATGGCGAGGCGCCGGCTGCCGGCACGGTCCAGCACCAGCCCCACCTGGCAGCGACCCTGGAGGCGATCGGCCGCGACGGGCGCGATGCCTTCTACCGCGGCGAGGTCGCCGCCGAGATCGTGGACTATCTCAAGGCGGCGGGTGGCCTGCACACGCTGGAGGACTTCGCCACGGCCGAGGGCGAATACGTCACGCCGATCAGCACGCAGTTCCGCGGCCGCACCGTTTATGAAATCCCGCCCAACGGCCAGGGCATCGTCGCCCTGATGATCATGAAGATCCTCGAGCGCTTCACGCCGAAGCCCGGCCCGCTCGCCGTCGAGAACCTGCATATCGAGGTCGAGGCGACACGCCTGGCCTATGCCGCGCGCGACCAGTTCGTCGCCGACATGGCGCTCAGCCCTGTGCCGGTCGATTATCTGCTCTCGGACGCGCTTGCCGATGAGCTCGCCGCCCGGATCGACCCGGCGCGCGCGACCGCGCCACTGCCGGCTCTGACCGGCGGCGCCGAGCATCGCGACACGGTCTATATTTCCGTCGTCGACAAGGATCGCAATGCGGTCAGCTTCATCAACTCGATTTTCCACCCCTATGGCAGCGGCTTGCTGACGCCGAAATCGGGTGTGCTGCTCCATAATCGCGGCCAGAGCTTCGTGCTCGAACAGGGCCACCCGAACGCGGTCGGCCCGCGCAAGCGCCCGATGCACACCATCATCCCCGCCATGCTCGCGCAGGATGGCCGGGTCTGCCTGTCCTTCGGCGTGATGGGCGGGCATTACCAGGCGATGGGTCATGCCCATTTCCTGTCGAAGCTGTTCGACTACGGCCTCGACCTGCAAAGCGCAATCGACCTGCCGCGCCTGTTCCCCCTGCCCGGCACCGCAACCGTCGAGCTCGAAGGCCGGTTGCTGGCGTCCTGCGGCGCTGCGCTCGAAAGCCGGGGCTTCAAGGTTCAGCCGGCCAAGACGCCGATCGGCGGCGCCCAGGCGATCTGGATCGATTGGGAGAACGGCACGCTGCTCGGCGGCTCCGACCCGCGCAAGGACGGCTGCGCGCTCGGTATCTGA
- a CDS encoding autotransporter domain-containing protein, which produces MTQRAAGVALVIGVSVSTATLAEAACTPNAVDATTPAPGTTVTCDLTTTEQNAPHGYGTGNQTGITIDVLDNASVQGSALGASNGIWVGDAKIRNGVGASIIGQTNGITAATGPLTLTNNGTITGTNGTGVSANGNITLTNNAGGVISGANGVVSTNGGITLDNSGSITGTSGAGIDVLNGGTVINRTGGVIFGGTIGIFGRGGSLTLDNSGTITSGGAGTVAASSQGNVTLINRAGATINGNVVAGADMVAENSGYLGGVSGATGTVLNTATGVIGLVGGVLNTNNFGIINSVFAGGTLVNHAGASISGLGFAPAVTAANLSITNSGTISGSTGIAVANGGLQLVNNVGASISGAGFAIYGDVSSTGASIFNAGTISGGTNPLFFGGAMLFMGGGNTLTLAPTSVISGQVLAPFGSNTLQLGGSGTGSFDISQLGLDPALQYVGFTTFNKIDSSLWSLTGTSPYNGSVNVNGGTLIVNGNLAAASLLTVNAGGILGGNGVLGATVINGGTLAPGNSIGTLTMSSLSMTAASTYLVQVSGISSDKTLVTGSASIAGKVSVDPLARLNSTTTFTILKAGTLSGTFDSASVINNFARNARLSYDGDYVLLTLDPGLLSPNLTGTASINQRRVAAGIDNALEGGANLSTSFNGLFALNGDNLLNALTQISGEASTGAQQTTFDAMTQFMGVMTDPYTAGRSGSAPGALAFAAGNDPLAYAPDGRKRTRTERDAFAMFAKAPPRAYEARWNVWAAGFGGSRTTDGNAALGSNRVTGKIAGVAVGADYWLSPSSVAGFALAGGGTGFSVSNGGSGRSDLFQAGAFVRHGIGSSYITATAAYGWQDISTDRLITAVDTERLRASFNANAFSGRIEGGNRWLVPELGGIGLTPYAAVQVTAFHLPAYAETSLNGAGGFALNYSANTATAPRTELGLRGDKSWALAEGLLTLRGRAAWAHDYNTDRNVSAVFQSLPGSTFTVNGARAARNVALTSVSAELSFNSGWSASATFEGEFSDVSRSYAGKGVLRYTW; this is translated from the coding sequence TTGACGCAGCGCGCTGCAGGCGTGGCTTTGGTGATCGGGGTGTCGGTCTCGACTGCAACACTGGCGGAAGCCGCCTGTACGCCCAACGCCGTCGATGCAACGACACCTGCGCCGGGCACCACGGTGACGTGCGATCTCACGACCACCGAACAGAATGCCCCGCACGGCTACGGCACCGGCAATCAGACGGGCATCACGATCGACGTCCTCGATAACGCGTCGGTGCAAGGCTCTGCACTGGGAGCAAGTAACGGCATCTGGGTCGGCGATGCCAAGATCCGCAACGGCGTTGGCGCTTCGATTATAGGTCAAACAAACGGCATCACCGCCGCAACGGGACCTCTCACGCTGACCAACAATGGCACGATAACCGGCACGAACGGTACCGGCGTCAGCGCGAACGGCAACATAACGCTGACCAACAACGCCGGCGGTGTCATCTCAGGTGCCAACGGCGTCGTTTCGACCAACGGCGGCATCACCCTCGATAATTCCGGAAGCATCACCGGCACGAGCGGGGCAGGCATCGATGTCCTCAACGGCGGCACGGTGATCAACCGTACTGGCGGCGTCATTTTCGGTGGGACGATCGGCATATTTGGGCGTGGTGGCTCGCTCACCCTCGACAATTCAGGAACCATTACGAGCGGAGGAGCGGGCACGGTAGCCGCCTCCTCTCAAGGTAATGTGACGCTGATCAACCGGGCCGGCGCGACGATCAACGGCAACGTCGTCGCGGGGGCCGATATGGTCGCAGAGAATTCCGGATATCTCGGCGGGGTCAGCGGCGCGACAGGCACGGTGCTCAATACGGCAACGGGCGTGATCGGGCTGGTGGGCGGCGTGCTGAATACCAACAATTTTGGCATCATCAACAGCGTCTTTGCGGGCGGCACGCTGGTCAATCACGCCGGCGCAAGCATCTCCGGCCTTGGCTTCGCGCCTGCCGTCACTGCCGCGAACCTGTCCATCACCAATTCCGGAACGATTTCAGGTAGCACGGGCATTGCTGTTGCCAATGGCGGGCTGCAGCTTGTCAACAACGTGGGAGCAAGCATCAGCGGCGCGGGGTTTGCAATTTACGGAGATGTCTCGAGCACCGGCGCGTCGATCTTCAACGCGGGCACCATCAGCGGCGGCACCAATCCCCTCTTCTTCGGCGGTGCCATGTTGTTCATGGGCGGCGGCAACACGCTGACGCTGGCGCCAACCTCCGTCATCTCCGGCCAGGTCCTCGCTCCTTTTGGCAGCAACACATTGCAGCTCGGCGGTAGCGGCACCGGAAGCTTCGATATCTCGCAGCTCGGCCTGGACCCAGCACTTCAATATGTCGGCTTCACCACCTTCAACAAGATCGATAGCTCGCTGTGGTCGCTGACCGGTACCTCACCTTATAACGGCTCCGTCAACGTCAATGGCGGCACGCTCATCGTGAACGGCAATCTCGCTGCCGCCAGCCTGCTCACGGTCAATGCCGGTGGCATACTCGGGGGCAACGGTGTGCTCGGCGCTACCGTCATCAATGGCGGCACGCTGGCGCCCGGCAATTCGATCGGCACGCTCACCATGAGCAGCCTGAGCATGACTGCGGCCTCGACCTATCTGGTGCAGGTTTCCGGAATTTCGTCGGACAAGACCCTCGTCACAGGCTCTGCCTCCATCGCCGGCAAGGTCAGCGTCGATCCGCTGGCACGTCTCAACTCGACCACGACCTTTACGATCCTCAAAGCGGGCACGCTTAGCGGCACATTCGACAGCGCCTCTGTAATCAATAATTTCGCCCGTAACGCACGGCTGAGCTATGACGGCGACTACGTGCTGTTGACCCTCGATCCTGGCCTGCTGTCGCCGAACCTGACGGGCACGGCCTCGATCAACCAAAGAAGGGTCGCCGCCGGTATCGACAATGCGCTTGAGGGCGGTGCGAACTTGTCGACGTCGTTCAACGGGCTGTTTGCGTTGAACGGCGACAATCTCCTCAATGCGCTGACGCAGATCTCCGGCGAGGCGTCCACCGGCGCGCAGCAGACCACCTTCGATGCCATGACCCAGTTCATGGGCGTCATGACCGATCCCTACACCGCTGGGCGCAGCGGCAGCGCGCCGGGTGCTCTTGCTTTCGCTGCAGGGAACGACCCGCTCGCTTACGCGCCCGACGGCCGCAAGCGCACGCGCACTGAGCGCGATGCCTTTGCGATGTTCGCCAAGGCGCCGCCGCGCGCTTACGAGGCGCGCTGGAATGTCTGGGCTGCCGGCTTCGGCGGCTCGCGGACCACCGATGGCAACGCGGCACTCGGCTCGAACCGCGTCACCGGCAAGATCGCCGGCGTGGCCGTCGGCGCCGATTACTGGCTCTCGCCGTCGAGCGTGGCCGGCTTCGCGCTCGCGGGTGGCGGCACCGGGTTCTCGGTGTCAAATGGAGGCAGTGGCCGGTCCGATCTGTTCCAGGCCGGCGCCTTCGTGCGCCATGGCATCGGATCGTCCTACATCACCGCGACCGCAGCCTATGGCTGGCAGGATATCAGCACTGATCGTCTGATCACCGCCGTAGACACCGAGCGCTTGCGCGCAAGCTTCAACGCCAATGCCTTTTCCGGCCGGATCGAAGGCGGCAATCGCTGGCTGGTACCGGAGCTCGGCGGCATCGGCCTGACGCCTTACGCAGCAGTTCAGGTCACCGCCTTCCATCTCCCGGCCTATGCCGAGACATCGCTCAATGGTGCCGGCGGCTTCGCGCTCAATTACTCCGCCAACACCGCCACCGCGCCCCGCACCGAACTCGGCCTGCGCGGAGACAAGTCATGGGCCTTGGCGGAAGGGCTTCTTACGCTGCGCGGCCGTGCCGCCTGGGCGCACGACTACAACACCGATCGCAATGTCAGCGCCGTGTTCCAGTCGCTGCCCGGCTCGACCTTCACCGTCAACGGTGCCCGCGCCGCCCGCAACGTCGCGCTCACATCGGTTTCGGCAGAGCTGTCCTTCAACAGCGGCTGGTCGGCCTCAGCGACGTTCGAAGGCGAGTTCTCCGACGTCAGCCGCAGCTATGCCGGCAAAGGCGTGCTCCGCTACACATGGTAG
- a CDS encoding winged helix-turn-helix domain-containing protein translates to MSKAQGLSFGELILDETCLFARRGGKTIQFTRNERSLLLAFVRNPHQLMSRSRLIEEIAPPENESSDRNIDFLVNRLRAKLGDSAKSPRYIATQYGEGYVWIAEPSAAPPQTGQIDAYLAIVPSFVEQGHRFGAQASALLTQLRDGIARGVTSSQTIVIVEGWRHVVPDRLRYVLQVSFQDAGNRLDCTATLREMPMRQIVRAFRLDLGAAETASFTTEAARVSHGIIEALRKALTNASAGLGTPSDQPLDVRLRKATTQLSSSSPAWLKKGQELSAARVRNPADPDIALQWGLHLFARLVLASPFTGISNEERDEIESEIEATVLDCLPAIENNPLLMLAAAKLLYFIHRGHLDLAEDLAERAFARTADFAAALPVMGQLRQARGKFKEAVILFDRGIEMADPGSEFMLYLRVLKCIALLASGDRTALDAAKTFAYDVPHTTSELVVMIGMTMTAADQPLSEAVAKTLTAAGPAGVSNALEYVYFTSARHFIAQTARANVMRGLVAHAMRLHGAAAIPPIVPAGTSLITAM, encoded by the coding sequence ATGAGCAAAGCGCAAGGTCTCTCCTTCGGAGAGCTGATCCTGGACGAGACTTGCCTGTTCGCGCGACGAGGCGGAAAAACCATCCAGTTCACCCGCAACGAGCGTTCACTGTTGCTTGCCTTTGTGCGCAACCCGCATCAGTTGATGTCGCGTAGCCGGCTAATTGAGGAGATTGCGCCGCCGGAAAACGAGTCCTCCGACCGCAACATCGATTTCCTGGTCAACCGTCTGCGCGCAAAACTCGGCGACAGCGCCAAGTCGCCCCGTTACATCGCCACGCAATATGGCGAGGGCTATGTCTGGATCGCCGAACCGTCGGCGGCGCCCCCACAGACGGGACAGATCGATGCCTATCTGGCCATCGTCCCGTCCTTTGTCGAACAAGGCCATCGCTTTGGCGCGCAGGCGTCGGCGCTGCTCACGCAGCTGCGTGACGGCATCGCCAGAGGCGTCACGTCCAGCCAGACGATCGTCATTGTCGAGGGCTGGCGCCATGTCGTCCCGGACCGGCTTCGTTATGTGCTGCAGGTAAGTTTTCAGGATGCCGGCAATCGCCTCGATTGCACCGCCACCTTGCGTGAGATGCCAATGAGACAGATCGTCAGGGCGTTCCGGCTCGATCTCGGCGCCGCCGAAACGGCATCGTTCACAACCGAGGCAGCGCGGGTGTCACATGGCATCATCGAAGCTTTGCGAAAGGCGCTGACCAACGCCTCGGCGGGCCTCGGAACGCCGTCCGACCAGCCCCTCGACGTCCGCCTGCGCAAGGCGACGACGCAGCTGTCGTCGTCCAGTCCGGCCTGGCTCAAGAAGGGCCAGGAATTGAGCGCAGCGCGTGTGCGAAATCCCGCCGATCCCGACATCGCGCTGCAATGGGGCCTGCATCTGTTCGCGCGCCTCGTGCTTGCCAGTCCCTTCACCGGTATCAGCAACGAGGAACGCGACGAGATCGAGAGCGAGATCGAGGCCACCGTGCTGGATTGTCTGCCGGCAATCGAGAACAATCCGCTGCTGATGCTGGCGGCCGCCAAGCTGTTGTATTTCATCCATCGCGGTCATCTCGACCTTGCCGAGGATCTCGCCGAACGCGCTTTCGCACGCACGGCCGACTTCGCCGCCGCGCTGCCCGTGATGGGGCAGTTGCGGCAGGCGCGGGGCAAGTTCAAGGAAGCCGTCATCCTGTTCGACCGTGGCATTGAGATGGCCGATCCTGGTTCCGAATTCATGCTGTATCTGCGCGTGCTGAAATGCATCGCGTTGCTGGCGTCGGGCGACCGCACAGCCCTCGATGCCGCCAAAACCTTCGCCTACGACGTCCCCCATACCACGTCCGAGCTCGTCGTGATGATCGGCATGACAATGACGGCCGCCGATCAGCCGCTGTCTGAGGCCGTGGCGAAGACGCTGACCGCGGCTGGTCCTGCCGGGGTCAGCAATGCGCTCGAATACGTGTATTTCACCTCGGCGCGTCATTTCATCGCGCAAACAGCGCGCGCCAATGTCATGCGCGGGTTGGTCGCCCATGCGATGCGTCTGCACGGCGCAGCGGCGATCCCGCCCATCGTCCCGGCCGGCACCAGCCTGATTACTGCCATGTGA
- a CDS encoding HpcH/HpaI aldolase family protein gives MNGAKLRGKLSRGECVSMLTTHHLSPGHAVRLTELGADAIFLDCEHGTWSFEDVRLTAQAIRGAGGAAIVRPDCHQRSLLIRYLNAGADGLMVPMIDTAEQAHGVVDAVRYGCFADHEKRLVIGMIETLEAIEGIDALLAVEGIDVFFIGPGDLSQNMGYPPAPPFGQPRPQAVVDKVSEAVKAIRGAGKVAGTLATADELPFWRDKGVQYFYVHSDPFLRIGMNEIAGFLAG, from the coding sequence ATGAACGGAGCCAAATTGCGCGGCAAATTGAGCCGGGGCGAATGCGTCAGCATGCTGACGACCCATCATCTCTCCCCCGGCCATGCCGTCAGGCTGACCGAGCTCGGCGCCGATGCGATCTTTCTCGATTGCGAGCACGGCACCTGGAGTTTTGAGGATGTCCGCCTCACCGCCCAGGCCATCCGGGGCGCTGGCGGTGCCGCGATCGTTCGGCCGGACTGCCACCAGCGCTCGCTCCTGATCCGCTATCTCAACGCCGGTGCGGACGGGCTGATGGTGCCGATGATCGACACGGCCGAGCAGGCGCATGGCGTGGTCGACGCGGTTCGCTATGGCTGCTTTGCCGATCATGAGAAGCGGCTCGTCATCGGCATGATCGAGACCTTGGAGGCGATCGAGGGCATCGATGCGCTGCTCGCTGTCGAGGGGATCGACGTCTTCTTCATCGGCCCCGGAGATCTCTCGCAGAACATGGGCTATCCGCCCGCGCCACCTTTCGGCCAGCCGCGCCCGCAGGCGGTCGTCGACAAGGTTTCCGAGGCGGTCAAGGCGATCCGCGGGGCGGGTAAGGTCGCCGGCACATTGGCAACGGCCGATGAATTGCCGTTCTGGCGAGACAAGGGCGTGCAGTATTTCTACGTTCACTCCGACCCGTTTCTCCGTATCGGAATGAACGAGATCGCCGGCTTCCTCGCTGGGTGA
- a CDS encoding SDR family oxidoreductase, translating to MALLKGKIALVTGAGTGIGRESAILLAREGATVVLTGRRAGPLDEVAKVIVEQGGQAASRTLDIADRGAIVAAVAAIEAELGPIDILVNNAGSASKVLNARFLSQEEWNATLNVNLTAVFSLTQAVLPAMIARGEGTIITVSSLAALNPNLLGGAAYGAAKAGVKNFMGFLHNTYRNQGIRATTILPGETDTPIMNNRARPPLAEERAIMLDAHDVARAVLLCASLQPGAMIPELHICPTRMRDTSADIETARWVGAPDDTPDKPTR from the coding sequence ATGGCACTGCTCAAGGGCAAGATCGCGCTCGTCACGGGGGCCGGCACCGGGATCGGGCGCGAGAGCGCGATCCTCTTGGCGCGCGAGGGGGCAACCGTGGTGCTGACCGGACGGCGAGCCGGCCCGCTCGACGAGGTCGCCAAGGTGATCGTGGAACAGGGCGGGCAGGCTGCCAGTCGCACGCTCGATATCGCCGACCGAGGCGCCATCGTCGCGGCTGTCGCGGCCATCGAGGCCGAGCTCGGCCCGATCGATATTCTCGTCAACAATGCCGGCAGCGCCAGCAAGGTCCTGAACGCCCGCTTCCTGTCGCAAGAGGAGTGGAACGCAACGCTGAACGTCAACCTGACCGCGGTGTTCTCGCTGACGCAGGCGGTGTTGCCGGCGATGATCGCGCGCGGCGAAGGCACCATCATCACGGTTTCGTCGCTGGCGGCGCTCAATCCCAATCTGCTGGGCGGGGCGGCCTATGGTGCGGCCAAGGCGGGCGTGAAGAACTTCATGGGCTTCCTGCACAACACCTATCGCAACCAGGGCATCCGCGCGACGACGATCCTGCCGGGTGAAACCGACACGCCGATCATGAACAACCGCGCCCGGCCGCCGCTGGCGGAAGAACGCGCCATCATGCTCGATGCCCATGACGTGGCGCGCGCCGTCCTTCTCTGCGCCAGCCTTCAGCCGGGCGCCATGATCCCCGAACTGCACATCTGCCCGACGCGGATGCGCGACACCTCCGCCGATATCGAGACCGCGCGCTGGGTCGGCGCGCCCGACGACACGCCTGACAAGCCCACGCGCTGA